In Chitinivibrionales bacterium, the sequence ATCGGCATTACCCCCGCAATCGTTGCCCTTTTCCTCTATTCTCTTCTTGCGATAATCCGGAATACATATACCGGAATTATGCAGGTGGATGATTCCATAAAAGAAGCGGCCCGGGGAATCGGAATGACCGATTGGCAGCTTCTGACAAAAGTTGAGTTCCCGCTGGCATCACCTATGATAATGGCAGGAATCAGGATTTCTACCGTTATCTGTATCGGTATCGCAACGCTCTGTGCCGCAATTGGTGCCGGAGGATTAGGCCAGTTTATTTTTCGGGGAATATCTCTGGTGAATAACACAATGATTCTTGCCGGGGCAGTTCCCGCTGCGATCCTGGCACTTCTTCTTGATTTTATATTCGAACGATTCGAATCAATGATGAAACCTCCTATGTAGAGAATCGGGTAAAGTAATGGGTAAAAAACCTTATTTAATAATTAGTATCGTTGCTCTTGTTATCCTTGTTGCTGTAGGGCTGGGAATACATTCGATCATTACAATAAACAAGAAACAAAATGGTAGTATTATAATAGGAACGAAAAATTTTACCGAACAGATAATTCTGGGTGAGATAATGTCCCAGCTCATAGAAAATCGTATGAACGTACCGGTAAAAAGAAAGTTTAATCTGGGTGGAACATTTATCTGCTTTACTGCCCTTAAAAACGAAAAATTAGATTGCTATGCCGAATATACCGGCACAGGACTGGTTGCCATTCTTAAAGAAGAGGTAATAACCGAGCCCGACAGTTTGTATCGTAAAGTAAAGGAAGAGTTTAAGAACCGATGGAACCTTTTGTGGATGCCGCCTTTTGGATTTAATAATACCTATACATTAGCCATGAAAAAATCACTGGCAGAGAGCCTTTCAATCAGTACCATTTCCGATCTTAAAAAGAAGAGCGATATTCTTAAGGCCGGATTCAATCACGAATTTATGGGACGTCCCGACGGTTACCCCGGTCTGGTCCAACATTATAATTTCAAATTTGAAAAATCTCCCAGAGAAATGGATTCCGGGCTCATGTATAGGGCTATTGATGATGGTGAGGTTGATGTTATCTGCAGTTTTAAGACCGACGGCAAAATCAAGGCATACAATCTTGTTACCCTCAGGGATGATAAAAACTTTTTTCCGCCCTATTTTGCCGCACCGCTGGTTCGAAACACGACGGTGCAGGAATATCCGCAGCTACGTTCTGTACTAACTTCGCTCAAGGGAACTATAAGCGATAAAGAAATGAGTGAATTGAATTTCCGGGTTGATGAGAAAAATGAAGATCCCGCAGATGTTGCCCACTCATTTCTTCTTCAAAAAGATCTTATCGACTAAGACAACCTTTTTCGGTGAAAACACCAGATTAATCAATAGAAAGAGAAAAAGAGACGGGAAACCTCTATGGCAGGAATTACCGGATTTTTAAAAATGTTCCTAAAAGGTTCTTCTTAAAAACCGACAAAAAAACCTTTTGAATAAGTGGTATATACAATTGCTGCCACATCTTTGAAGAAAGGAATGATGTTATGAATTCACAGAATGATTCGGTCGTTTCCGTATCGGTTGTTGCAATGAATGAAAATCTTGCTATCAGTGAAGCTGCAAAGGAAAGCGCATTGCCTCATCCGTGGGCACGATACTGGAGAGATAAGCGATACGAAAAGGCTATTAATGCCGAGAAAAACGGTCCTTACAGCTGGGTCGTTAGAATTGATAAGGACCTGGCAACAAAGATCGGGAATGAAAACGATTAGGGCATAGTTTTTTAACCGAATGACCGTATTATATCGATTATTTCCTTATCCACAATATATTTTATCAGGATAATTCGTCACACGATGACTTGCGGAAGTGGTGGAATTGGTAGACGCGCTAGATTCAGGGTCTAGTGTACGAAAGTACGTGGGGGTTCAAATCCCCCCTTCCGCATTTTCACCATGCATAATTCCAGGTAATAATTGTTTCCAGTCTCAATTTTTTCAACCGGCTCGACCGTAATCAACCCCGACAATATCATTG encodes:
- a CDS encoding ABC transporter permease subunit encodes the protein MMAFIRFVLEKKAEILTLTGQHITLTGISVFLAIVCGVPLGILLSRIQWLARWVLGLAGIVQTIPSLALLGFLVPIPIIGGIGITPAIVALFLYSLLAIIRNTYTGIMQVDDSIKEAARGIGMTDWQLLTKVEFPLASPMIMAGIRISTVICIGIATLCAAIGAGGLGQFIFRGISLVNNTMILAGAVPAAILALLLDFIFERFESMMKPPM
- a CDS encoding glycine/betaine ABC transporter substrate-binding protein; the protein is MGKKPYLIISIVALVILVAVGLGIHSIITINKKQNGSIIIGTKNFTEQIILGEIMSQLIENRMNVPVKRKFNLGGTFICFTALKNEKLDCYAEYTGTGLVAILKEEVITEPDSLYRKVKEEFKNRWNLLWMPPFGFNNTYTLAMKKSLAESLSISTISDLKKKSDILKAGFNHEFMGRPDGYPGLVQHYNFKFEKSPREMDSGLMYRAIDDGEVDVICSFKTDGKIKAYNLVTLRDDKNFFPPYFAAPLVRNTTVQEYPQLRSVLTSLKGTISDKEMSELNFRVDEKNEDPADVAHSFLLQKDLID